A stretch of Komagataella phaffii GS115 chromosome 2, complete sequence DNA encodes these proteins:
- a CDS encoding Subunit of tRNA-specific adenosine-34 deaminase has translation MKESPHKIDFKDGIFDNCLQKLIKDGIGQENMNMQEVWVMEINPKDSSKVNGMLRELKNFHLLPFLKKFQKRTVESETGNSTVLDVLIGETSKLQSEEEVNALLKVDGKLRRVNVPSNYPPTKELCTEWSKIWPIVWKGNPIVQELNSIRLDIQEISENLRKISELSVSPPLKDELPIFTMVADRKGKVLTIKQDERKNHQLHHSTMLAIRDVAKLQQNDPKSYLLLDCVIYTTHEPCPMCCMALLHSRIERLVFLKDMTTGGLKFHEGYGYGIQTACTLNWKFDAYRWCGDEIPVGIVDDLAYA, from the coding sequence ATGAAGGAATCTCCACACAAGATAGACTTTAAAGATGGAATATTTGATAACTGTTTACAAAAGTTAATTAAAGATGGGATAGGGCAGGAAAATATGAATATGCAGGAAGTCTGGGTTATGGAAATCAACCCAAAAGACTCCTCAAAGGTGAATGGCATGCTAAGggaactgaaaaatttccatTTATTGCCTTTCCTaaagaagtttcaaaaaaggaCAGTTGAATCTGAAACAGGAAATAGCACTGTGTTGGATGTTTTGATCggagaaacttcaaaactACAATCAGAGGAGGAAGTGAATGCATTGCTTAAAGTAGACGGAAAACTACGAAGGGTTAACGTTCCGTCAAACTATCCACCAACAAAGGAATTATGTACTGAGTGGTCAAAGATTTGGCCAATCGTTTGGAAGGGTAACCCGATAGTTCAAGAGTTGAATAGTATACGGCTTGATATCCAGGAAATAAGTGAAAACTTGAGGAAGATAAGTGAGCTATCAGTTTCTCcacctttgaaagatgagtTGCCAATTTTCACAATGGTAGCCGATCGAAAGGGCAAGGTCTTGACTATCAAACAGGATGAGCGTAAAAATCATCAACTCCATCATAGTACAATGTTAGCGATCAGAGATGTTGCCAAATTGCAACAGAACGACCCCAAAAGTTATCTCTTGTTAGACTGTGTTATATATACCACTCATGAGCCGTGTCCAATGTGCTGTATGGCTTTGCTGCACTCACGGATTGAACGTCTcgtatttttgaaagacatGACCACTGGTGGTTTGAAGTTTCATGAGGGATACGGTTACGGAATTCAAACGGCTTGCACTTTAAACTGGAAATTTGATGCTTACCGGTGGTGTGGAGACGAAATCCCTGTTGGTATAGTGGATGATTTGGCCTATGCATAA